The following coding sequences are from one Myxococcales bacterium window:
- a CDS encoding outer membrane beta-barrel protein has translation MNLLKKTIATLGLVSLVGSAAAEVKQPLEVINRPLTAPASQAEVGLGFFLSFFKIADESDSSKGLGLTAAYGINDKIDARVSYATFLEDGVDFKGPLTLELGYSLMNTSPLHVAADVNVGYDTLFEAMTPLGLGARVRYNLNDKMAIFSGGNQLTITLDGGPELAPGVDAPKPIYLSLPVGFAYQVNPNLYVAAETNLANIEISDSETQFIFDSYIPVGLHGIYAVNEMIDAGVSFDIDLDNTDAFTLGVMARAFF, from the coding sequence ATGAACTTACTCAAAAAAACTATCGCTACTCTTGGCCTCGTATCACTAGTTGGCTCCGCCGCGGCGGAAGTCAAGCAACCGCTTGAGGTGATCAACCGTCCGTTGACCGCGCCCGCAAGCCAGGCGGAAGTTGGCCTGGGTTTCTTTTTGTCCTTTTTCAAAATTGCTGACGAATCAGATTCGTCTAAAGGACTTGGCCTAACTGCCGCTTACGGCATCAACGATAAAATTGACGCGCGTGTTAGTTACGCTACGTTCCTTGAGGACGGCGTCGATTTTAAGGGTCCACTTACCCTCGAACTCGGCTATAGTCTGATGAATACCAGCCCACTGCACGTCGCCGCTGACGTCAATGTTGGCTACGACACACTCTTTGAAGCCATGACGCCGCTCGGACTTGGCGCCCGCGTTCGCTACAACCTGAACGACAAAATGGCGATTTTCTCAGGCGGCAACCAACTCACCATCACGCTCGATGGCGGCCCAGAATTAGCGCCAGGCGTAGACGCGCCAAAGCCAATCTACTTGTCGTTGCCAGTGGGCTTTGCCTATCAAGTAAACCCAAACCTCTATGTTGCTGCGGAGACAAACCTCGCCAACATCGAAATCTCCGACTCGGAAACCCAGTTTATCTTTGACAGCTACATCCCCGTCGGCTTGCACGGCATTTACGCCGTCAACGAGATGATTGATGCCGGCGTTTCATTCGACATCGACCTCGACAACACTGACGCGTTTACGCTCGGCGTCATGGCCCGCGCGTTCTTCTAG